From Aquila chrysaetos chrysaetos chromosome 3, bAquChr1.4, whole genome shotgun sequence, the proteins below share one genomic window:
- the ZNFX1 gene encoding NFX1-type zinc finger-containing protein 1 isoform X1: MEGCGRPGDGAGTGRADHWDTGFIRRGANRTNNVSGQAAHLRESPQASNYTLLPGQREERLGGWIWRVPQSSKNKPRNQGGQANSGATGHWNKQENEGRRVRHQGGQAHERASGPWNEQENEGRGRGYHGGQAHERARGPYNEEENEGRGRRYQGGQTHERARGPWNEQENEGRGRKYQGGQAQEGARGLRNGQGNEGRGRRIQPQENPHFYQNPTPVGAQLSEQPQQVKRIGYKFLESLLQKDPSEVVITLASSSGLKELLSQMAMKPNFLQLVCQVLRKACSSRMDRQSVQQLLGVVKDSNFLKICLPQYVSDMMTEAVPAVRHQYPVHISNIISLLQDLVSIFPVSSVQKISILLTVLPASINALRTSGVDITEETEKNLNKVQMLVQHLQEKRREGTLRADNYTLMQPQTNGQEETYRTMTIYPTYNEVHFDEKPFLRPNNVTGRYESTSIYLDTHFRLLREDFVRPLREGILELLQSFEDKGLRKKKFDDIRIYFDTKIITPLCSPTGIVYKVQFDIKPLKFVRWQNSKRLLYGSLICMSKDHFETCLFATVSNRDNADLAHGIVQLCFNAQSQALLAEVQPSDSFLMVETAAYFEAYLHVLEGLQEIQEEDIPFQKYIVECDAQVKKPAYLTMDTAYNFAPLMEDPLSDEEIHPDGLRPQSVHVLDPKQWLSAETLRLDESQMQALSLALTKELAIIQGPPGTGKTYVGLKIVQALLTNKHVWQTTVQKSPILVVCYTNHALDQFLEGIYTFQKHGMVRVGGRSSSEVLKQFTLRELRKKCEFRHSLPMHLRRAYVNITSEMKQAEQELHEGAKHLECTTYGVLHERQLEACIAPHHWDSLMNGLDGEEFYYSASQHSMILEWLGLGVTVFTQDAAENIEAENPGGQQEREQEWEGEAEEELLEIPEEADLIQADRVIEDEEAAKPQGRKEEEHRAARGLARVLLAMKLEDQEEETAQPQQKTAEWEVTAAQRKKMKQKMKAELCKLSAMSELEAKAIQDLWQLDLNSRWRLYRLWLQTYQGFIRRQILRREQQYQAAAERLTELRLQEDFCILKEAQVVGMTTTGAAKYRQILQKVKPRIVIIEEAAEVLEAHTITTLSKACQHLILIGDHQQLRPSANVYDLAKNFNLEVSLFERLVKVNFPFVCLKYQHRMRPEIAQLLSPHIYQKLENHPSVLKYENIKGVLSNLFFVEHDFPEQEIQEGKSHQNPHEAQFVVELCKYFLCQDYLPSQITILTTYTGQLFCLRKLMPAKTFAGVKVHVVDKYQGEENDIILLSLVRSNKEERTGFLQIPNRICVALSRAKKGLYCIGNMRMLGKVPLWSKIIHTLREKGHIGRSLVLCCQNHPETKTLASTAADFSKVPEGGCSRPCEFRLSCGHVCTRACHPYDIEHKEYQCLKPCQKVLCADGHRCPRSCYEPCGPCMVIVEKTISKCGHLQMVPCFTPDSEFLCQEPCQKKLNCGHACNKFCGQECTKQCPELVTVMLKCGHNQQLKCWIAEEMKDKKPVECKTRCSVTLECGHVCSGSCHTCFEGRFHKPCNSPCKRFLVCSHKCQQPCTTECPPCQLECQNHCVHSRCKKKCGASCFPCAEPCEWRCQHYQCTNLCSEPCNRPRCNVPCANVLCCGHPCIGLCGEPCPKKCLVCDHEELTQIFFGFEEDPDARFVQLEDCGHVFESQGLDHYMDEDDDVIKLKVCPICQTPIRKNLRYGTIVKRRLDEIEKVKEKIQGPAQEIESSRQRLQAALMGNAVLQRNLPLKYLMLEDKLRASDLSTKSIGLIENQLNFYERVADLTNSLSKIDVSERKGLRKRLDEVQEWLDKPCLSFTGQELSDLQSEIQRLTYWLSLLARCKGASGTIAPVLAAEIASAREILEGTKKFTAEDEAAAKAALERLSAALPLSGLGISEAERVQIVRAIGCPRGHWFKCRNGHIYVIGDCGGAMERSTCPECHEVIGGTNHTLDSTNSLASEMDGATHAAWSETANNLLNFEELRRLL; encoded by the exons ATGGAAGGCTGCGGGAGGCCTGGGGACGGTGCCGGTACAG ggcGTGCAGATCATTGGGATACTGGCTTTATACGAAGAGGtgcaaacagaacaaataaTGTGTCGGGCCAGGCAGCTCACTTAAGGGAAAGCCCCCAAGCCAGTAATTATACTCTTCTACCTGGGCAAAGAGAGGAGAGACTTGGTGGTTGGATTTGGAGGGTTCCTCAATCAAGCAAGAATAAACCAAGAAACCAAGGTGGACAGGCCAACAGCGGAGCCACAGGACACTGGAACAAACAGGAGAATGAGGGAAGGAGAGTGAGGCATCAAGGTGGACAAGCACATGAGAGGGCCAGTGGACCCTGGAATGAGCAAGAAAATGAGGGTAGAGGAAGGGGGTATCACGGTGGACAAGCACATGAGAGGGCTAGAGGACCCTataatgaggaagaaaatgaaggtagGGGGAGGAGGTATCAAGGTGGACAAACACATGAGAGGGCCAGAGGACCCTGGAATGAGCAAGAAAATGAGGGTAGGGGAAGGAAGTATCAAGGTGGACAAGCCCAGGAAGGCGCTAGAGGGCTGAGGAATGGACAGGGTAATGAAGGTAGGGGAAGGAGGATACAACCTCAGGAGAATCCTCATTTCTACCAGAACCCTACCCCAGTTGGTGCCCAGCTCAGTGAGCAGCCTCAGCAAGTCAAAAGGATTGGCTATAAATTCCTAGAAAGTCTTCTCCAGAAAGACCCCTCAGAAGTTGTCATCACACTTGCTTCCAGTTCGGGTTTGAAGGAACTTCTTTCCCAAATGGCTATGAAACCCAATTTCCTTCAGCTTGTTTGCCAGGTGCTTCGAAAAGCATGCAGTTCCCGAATGGATAGACAGAGTGTCCAACAGCTTCTTGGAGTGGTGAAGGACTCCAACTTTCTCAAGATTTGTCTGCCACAGTATGTGTCTGACATGATGACAGAAGCAGTCCCTGCTGTACGTCATCAGTACCCTGTGCATATTAGCAACATTATTTCACTTCTTCAGGACCTGGTCAGTATTTTCCCAGTCAGCTCTGTGCAGAAAATCTCCATTCTCTTGACAGTCTTGCCAGCATCCATAAATGCCCTGAGAACTTCTGGTGTGGAcatcacagaagaaacagagaagaatcTAAATAAAGTCCAGATGCTTGTGCAGCATCTGCAGGAGAAGAGACGTGAAGGCACACTGAGGGCTGATAACTATACTCTTATGCAGCCTCAGACTAATGGTCAAGAAGAAACCTATCGTACAATGACCATTTATCCAACCTATAATGAGGTACACTTTGATGAGAAACCCTTTCTACGTCCCAATAATGTTACTGGAAGATATGAGAGCACCAGCATTTATCTTGACACCCATTTCCGGCTTTTGAGAGAAGATTTTGTAAGGCCTTTAAGGGAAGGTATTTTGGAGCTTTTGCAGAGCTTTGAGGACAAAggtttgagaaagaaaaaatttgatGATATCAGGATCTACTTTGACACAAAGATTATTACCCCTCTCTGTTCCCCAACTGGTATTGTTTACAAGGTCCAGTTTGACATAAAACCATTGAAGTTTGTACGATGGCAGAATTCAAAACGGTTGCTATATGGATCCCTGATCTGCATGTCCAAAGATCACTTTGAAACATGCCTTTTTGCCACTGTTTCTAATCGTGATAATGCAGATCTTGCCCATGGGATTGtgcagctttgttttaatgCACAGAGCCAGGCACTGCTGGCAGAGGTTCAGCCCTCAGACTCCTTCCTCATGGTAGAGACAGCTGCCTACTTTGAGGCCTATCTGCATGTGTTAGAAGGGTTACAGGAAATCCAGGAAGAAGATATCCCATTCCAGAAGTACATCGTGGAATGTGATGCACAGGTGAAGAAGCCAGCATACCTGACAATGGATACTGCCTACAACTTTGCACCCTTGATGGAAGATCCCCTGTCGGATGAAGAGATACACCCTGATGGTTTGAGACCGCAAAGTGTCCATGTTCTAGATCCCAAGCAGTGGCTTTCAGCGGAAACCTTGAGATTAGATGAGTCTCAGATGCAGGCGCTGAGTCTTGCACTCACTAAGGAGCTGGCTATTATCCAAGGACCTCCTGGGACTG GAAAGACTTACGTGGGTTTGAAGATTGTGCAGGCTCTCTTGACTAATAAGCATGTGTGGCAAACTACTGTCCAGAAGTCTCCTATCCTTGTAGTCTGCTACACTAACCATGCACTGGATCAGTTCTTGGAAG GAATATACACATTCCAAAAACATGGGATGGTGCGTGTTGGGGGCAGAAGTAGTAGTGAAGTCCTGAAGCAGTTCACCTTGAGGGAGCTGAGGAAGAAGTGTGAATTCCGACATAGCTTGCCAATGCATCTCCGCAGAGCCTATGTGAAT ATAACCAGTGAGATGAAACAGGCTGAGCAGGAGCTCCATGAAGGAGCAAAGCACTTGGAGTGCACAACATACGGAGTTCTGCATGAGCGCCAGTTGGAAGCATGCATTGCGCCCCATCACTGGGACAGTCTGATGAATGGTCTG GATGGTGAGGAGTTTTACTACAGTGCTTCACAACACTCAATGATTCTGGAGTGGCTGGGCCTTGGTGTAACTGTCTTCACCCAGGATGCTGCAGAGAATATAGAGGCTGAGAatccag GTggtcagcaggagagagagcaggagtGGGAAGGTGAAGCAGAAGAGGAGCTTTTGGAGATCCCAGAGGAGGCTGACCTGATTCAAGCTGACAGAGTGATTGAGGATGAGGAGGCAGCAAAGCctcagggaagaaaggaggaagagcacAGAGCTGCTCGTGGACTAGCCAGAGTGCTGTTGGCTATGAAGCTGGAGGAccaggaagaagaaacagcCCAACCACAACAGAAGACTGCAGAGTGGGAG gtaACTGCtgcccagaggaagaaaatgaaacagaagatgaaGGCTGAGCTCTGTAAACTGAGTGCAATGTCGGAGTTAGAGGCCAAGGCTATTCAGGATCTGTGGCAACTTGACCTGAACTCCCGCTGGAGGCTTTACAG GCTTTGGCTGCAGACCTATCAGGGGTTTATTCGACGGCAGATTCTGCGGCGTGAACAGCAGtatcaggcagcagcagaaaggctgACAGAACTGAGGCTGCAGGAAGATTTCTGCATTCTCAAGGAGGCCCAAGTTGTGGGGATGACAACTACAG GTGCTGCTAAATACCGTCAGATCTTGCAAAAAGTAAAGCCACGAATTGTCATTATAGAAGAGGCAGCAGAGGTGCTTGAGGCTCACACCATTACTACTCTGAGTAAAGCTTGCCAGCATCTCATCCTCATTGGAGATCACCAGCAG CTGCGGCCTAGTGCGAATGTATATGACCTGGCCAAGAATTTCAATCTGGAAGTCTCTCTCTTTGAACGGCTGGTGAAAGTCAATTTCCCCTTCGTCTGCCTGAAATACCAA CACCGCATGCGTCCTGAAATTGCCCAGCTTCTCAGTCCTCATATATACCAGAAGTTGGAGAACCATCCCTCTGTCCTGAAGTATGAGAACATAAAA GGGGTCTTATCTAACCTCTTCTTTGTGGAACATGACTTTCCTGAGCAAGAGATCCAGGAAGGGAAAAGCCACCAGAACCCACATGAGGCCCAGTTTGTAGTGGAACTGTGCAAATACTTCTTGTGTCAGGATTATCTACCTTCTCAGATCACCATTCTCACTACTTACACTGGACAGCTTTTCTGTCTGCGTAAGCTCATGCCAGCCAAGACCTTTGCAGGTGTGAAGGTTCATGTGGTAGATAAGTACCAGGGGGAGGAGAATGATATTATTCTGCTGTCTCTTGTGCGGAGCAACAAAGAGGAGAGAACTGGGTTCTTACAGATCCCTAATCGGATATGCGTAGCATTATCGAGAGCTAAGAAAGGGCTGTATTGTATTGGAAATATGAGAATGCTTGGCAAGGTTCCTCTCTGGAGCAAGATCATTCACACCCTTCGGGAGAAAGGTCACATTGGCCGCTCATTGGTGCTTTGCTGTCAAAACCACCCTGAAACCAAGACACTGGCATCTACAGCAGCAGACTTCAGCAAAGTCCCAGAAGGAGGCTGTAGTCGTCCCTGTGAATTTAGGCTGAGTTGCGGACATGTTTGCACAAGGGCATGTCACCCATATGACATAGAGCACAAAGAGTACCAGTGTCTGAAGCCTTGTCAAAAGGTGCTTTGTGCAGATGGGCACCGCTGTCCGCGGTCATGTTATGAGCCCTGTGGACCATGCATGGTGATAGTAGAGAAGACTATTTCTAAGTGTGGCCACCTGCAGATGGTGCCATGCTTTACTCCAGACAGTGAGTTTCTCTGCCAAGAACCTTGCCAGAAAAAGTTGAACTGCGGGCATGCATGCAACAAATTCTGTGGGCAGGAATGCACTAAGCAGTGTCCTGAACTGGTTACAGTCATGCTGAAATGTGGCCACAACCAGCAACTTAAATGCTGGATCGCTGAGGAGATGAAAGACAAGAAGCCTGTGGAATGTAAGACTCGGTGTTCTGTCACACTGGAGTGTGGACATGTGTGCTCAGGTTCCTGTCATACCTGCTTTGAAGGAAGGTTTCATAAGCCATGTAACAGCCCGTGCAAGCGCTTCTTGGTCTGCTCCCACAAGTGTCAGCAGCCTTGTACTACAGAATGCCCTCCCTGTCAGCTGGAATGTCAGAACCACTGTGTCCACAGCAGGTGTAAGAAGAAATGTGGAGCGAGCTGTTTTCCGTGTGCCGAGCCATGTGAGTGGCGGTGCCAGCACTACCAGTGTACCAATCTTTGCTCTGAACCATGCAATAGGCCTCGCTGCAATGTACCATGTGCTAACGTGCTGTGCTGTGGTCATCCTTGTATTGGATTGTGCGGAGAGCCTTGCCCAAAGAAGTGCCTTGTTTGTGACCATGAGGAACTCACCCAGATCTTTTTTGGCTTTGAGGAAGACCCAGACGCTCGATTTGTACAGCTTGAAGACTGTGGCCACGTCTTTGAGTCCCAAGGCCTTGACCATTATATGGATGAAGATGACGATGTCATCAAGCTGAAGGTATGCCCTATCTGTCAGACACCTATCAGAAAGAATTTGAGATATGGCACCATTGTGAAAAGACGGCTAGATGAGATAGAAAAGGTGAAAGAGAAAATCCAAGGCCCAGCACAGGAAATTGAGTCTAGTAGACAAAGACTGCAGGCTGCACTGATGGGGAATGCTGTTCTGCAGAGGAATCTACCCCTTAAGTACCTCATGCTAGAAGATAAACTCAGAGCTTCTGATCTCTCAACAAAGAGTATCGGACTAATTGAGAACCAGCTTAACTTCTACGAACGTGTAGCTGACCTAACCAATTCTCTGAGTAAAATTGATGTGAGTGAGAGGAAGGGGCTGAGAAAGCGGCTGGATGAAGTCCAGGAGTGGCTGGATAAGCCGTGCCTCAGTTTTACAGGACAGGAGCTCTCTGACCTGCAGTCTGAGATTCAGAGACTGACCTATTGGCTGAGCCTCTTGGCAAGGTGTAAAGGTGCAAGCGGGACAATCGCCCCAGTACTGGCTGCAGAGATTGCCAGCGCACGTGAGATCCTGGAAGGGACAAAGAAATTCACGGCGGAGGATGAGGCTGCGGCGAAGGCTGCCCTGGAGAGGCTCTCTGCGGCCTTGCCCCTGTCGGGGCTGGGGATCTCCGAAGCGGAGCGGGTGCAGATTGTCCGTGCTATTGGCTGTCCCCGCGGCCACTGGTTCAAGTGCAGAAATGGGCATATCTACGTGATTGGGGACTGCGGGGGGGCAATGGAGAGGAGCACGTGCCCTGAATGCCACGAGGTCATCGGGGGCACAAACCACACGCTGGACAGCACCAACAGCCTCGCCTCTGAGATGGATGGTGCGACCCACGCCGCCTGGTCCGAGACGGCCAACAACCTGCTCAACTTTGAGGAGCTCCGCCGCCTGCTGTAG